A region from the Nocardioides coralli genome encodes:
- a CDS encoding TetR/AcrR family transcriptional regulator: MSKASVSKLVPRVPSRRQQYSAATRRTLIDVAEELFTEHGYAATSLDAIVAGAEVTKGALYHHFSGKQALFEAVFERVETQASAAIHDSLKGHDDAWEKAIAGLRAFLEVVRQPAYRRIVILEGPAVLGYARFREQEERSTFANVLDIVGAVLDAAEWDFDDAMVETFTRIFFGAMSSAGEAVSTSEDPASAAARVETAIGIILAGLRTLADTSAELPVVEPE, encoded by the coding sequence ATGAGCAAGGCATCGGTGTCCAAGCTGGTCCCCCGCGTGCCGAGCCGTCGGCAGCAGTACTCCGCGGCCACGCGGCGGACGCTGATCGACGTGGCCGAGGAGCTGTTCACCGAGCACGGGTACGCCGCCACCTCCCTCGACGCCATCGTGGCCGGGGCGGAGGTCACCAAGGGGGCGCTCTACCACCACTTCAGCGGCAAGCAGGCGCTCTTCGAAGCCGTCTTCGAGCGGGTGGAGACCCAGGCCTCCGCCGCGATCCACGACTCGCTCAAGGGCCACGACGACGCCTGGGAGAAGGCGATCGCGGGGCTGCGGGCGTTCCTCGAGGTGGTGCGGCAACCGGCGTACCGCCGGATCGTGATCCTCGAGGGTCCGGCCGTCCTCGGCTACGCGCGGTTCCGCGAGCAGGAGGAGCGCTCCACCTTCGCGAACGTCCTCGACATCGTGGGGGCGGTGCTCGACGCCGCGGAGTGGGACTTCGACGACGCCATGGTCGAGACCTTCACCCGGATCTTCTTCGGCGCCATGTCGTCGGCGGGCGAGGCGGTCTCCACCAGCGAGGACCCGGCGTCCGCCGCGGCACGTGTTGAGACTGCGATCGGGATCATCCTCGCGGGGCTGCGCACGCTCGCCGACACCAGCGCGGAGCTGCCCGTCGTCGAGCCGGAGTGA
- a CDS encoding AAA family ATPase, with the protein MARLLHLNGPSGIGKSTLARRWADERPGTLDLDVDQVVPLLGGWRDDFGAALAPARRLALAMAAAHLASGKDVVLPQLVTSEAEACRFEAAATDAGATYVEVALLVSTAEQTERFTAKRRVTAVERHVGNYLKERGGETVLARIHAHHRDYLAHRPRALRLSTDGHSPDETYDALVTLLAD; encoded by the coding sequence GTGGCGCGGCTGCTGCACCTGAACGGCCCCTCCGGGATCGGCAAGAGCACCCTCGCGCGTCGGTGGGCCGACGAGAGACCCGGGACCCTCGACCTCGACGTCGACCAGGTCGTGCCCCTGCTGGGTGGCTGGCGCGACGACTTCGGCGCTGCGCTCGCGCCGGCGCGGCGCCTCGCGCTGGCGATGGCGGCGGCACACCTGGCGAGCGGGAAGGACGTGGTGCTGCCCCAGCTCGTCACCAGCGAGGCTGAGGCCTGCCGCTTCGAGGCCGCCGCGACCGACGCCGGGGCGACCTACGTCGAGGTGGCGCTGCTCGTCTCGACGGCGGAGCAGACGGAGCGGTTCACGGCCAAGCGTCGGGTGACGGCAGTCGAGCGTCACGTCGGCAACTACCTGAAGGAGCGCGGCGGGGAGACCGTGCTGGCGCGCATCCACGCCCATCACCGGGACTACCTGGCCCACCGACCGAGGGCGCTGCGGCTGTCCACCGACGGGCACAGCCCCGACGAGACGTACGACGCCCTGGTGACACTGCTCGCCGACTGA
- a CDS encoding DUF3048 domain-containing protein, with the protein MRRSPLTMTAALLAGSLLLAACGGDEAEPESESTPGQEVAEGSTLGQTWPLTGLDVEGEDSSLRTHPVMVAKIDNSSSSAPQVGLGAADLVVEELVEGGMTRLAVFYYSEIPGTVGPIRSMRSSDIGIVSPVDAEVVTSGAAPITVNRLRNAGVRFYGEGSPGFTRAGDRSAPYNLMADLGKLVDSRKETPEGRPDDYLPWGEAEDLPKGKKARTIAAAFGSHTTTWSYRNGGYVNQNSYAAGGDEFPTDTVLVLRVRVGDAGYRDPAGNPVPETKLEGKGQALLFHGGKVVTGTWSKKGLDAPLSLSTKKGKLEVPAGHTWIELVPQQSGNVTFK; encoded by the coding sequence GTGCGTCGATCCCCCCTGACGATGACTGCCGCCCTGCTGGCCGGCAGCCTGCTGCTGGCCGCCTGCGGCGGAGACGAGGCCGAGCCCGAGTCCGAGTCGACCCCGGGGCAGGAGGTCGCCGAGGGCTCGACCCTGGGGCAGACCTGGCCGCTGACGGGTCTCGACGTCGAGGGGGAGGACAGCTCGCTGCGCACCCACCCGGTCATGGTGGCCAAGATCGACAACTCCTCCTCCAGCGCTCCGCAGGTGGGGCTCGGCGCTGCCGACCTCGTGGTCGAGGAGCTGGTCGAGGGCGGCATGACACGGCTGGCGGTCTTCTACTACTCCGAGATCCCCGGCACCGTCGGACCGATCCGCTCCATGCGGTCCAGCGACATCGGCATCGTCAGCCCGGTTGATGCGGAGGTGGTCACCAGCGGCGCGGCGCCCATCACCGTCAACCGGCTGCGCAACGCCGGCGTGCGGTTCTACGGCGAGGGGTCCCCGGGCTTCACCCGGGCCGGCGACCGCAGCGCGCCCTACAACCTGATGGCCGACCTCGGGAAGCTGGTCGACAGCAGGAAGGAAACCCCGGAGGGCCGGCCCGACGACTACCTGCCGTGGGGCGAGGCCGAGGACCTGCCGAAGGGCAAGAAGGCGCGCACCATCGCGGCGGCCTTCGGGAGCCACACGACCACGTGGTCCTACCGCAACGGTGGCTACGTCAACCAGAACTCCTACGCCGCCGGCGGGGACGAGTTCCCGACCGACACCGTCCTGGTGCTGCGGGTGAGGGTCGGCGACGCCGGCTACCGCGACCCGGCCGGCAACCCAGTCCCGGAGACCAAGCTGGAGGGCAAGGGACAGGCGCTGCTCTTCCACGGCGGCAAGGTCGTCACCGGCACCTGGAGCAAGAAGGGCCTGGACGCGCCGCTGTCGCTGTCGACCAAGAAGGGGAAGCTCGAGGTCCCCGCCGGTCACACCTGGATCGAGCTCGTGCCCCAGCAGAGCGGCAACGTCACCTTCAAGTAG
- the fabG gene encoding 3-oxoacyl-ACP reductase FabG — protein sequence MGRFDGRIAVVTGAARGIGYAIAQRFAQEGARVAVIDLDESAARKAAAALPGADRPKTSHLGLACDVADAASVEAAVERVVSELGGIHILVNNAGVTRDNLLFKMSEDDWDTVMGVHLRGAFLMTRAAQKHFVNQKYGKILNLSSVSALGNRGQANYSAAKMGIQGFTRTLGLELSPFGINTNAVAPGFIATEMTDATANRLGVPVEDFRKMNAEANPVRRVGAPEDIAAAAAFLCSDEASYITGQTLYVDGGARLD from the coding sequence ATGGGTCGGTTCGACGGACGCATCGCGGTGGTCACGGGCGCGGCCCGCGGCATCGGCTACGCGATCGCGCAGCGGTTCGCCCAGGAGGGCGCCCGGGTCGCGGTCATCGACCTCGACGAGTCGGCCGCCAGGAAGGCGGCCGCCGCCCTGCCCGGGGCCGACCGACCCAAGACGAGCCACCTCGGCCTGGCCTGCGACGTGGCGGACGCCGCGAGCGTCGAGGCGGCGGTCGAGCGCGTGGTCTCCGAGCTCGGTGGCATCCACATCCTCGTGAACAACGCGGGCGTCACCCGCGACAACCTGCTCTTCAAGATGAGCGAGGACGACTGGGACACCGTCATGGGAGTCCATCTGCGCGGTGCCTTCCTCATGACGCGGGCGGCCCAGAAGCACTTCGTCAACCAGAAGTACGGCAAGATCCTCAACCTCTCCAGCGTGTCTGCCCTGGGCAACCGGGGCCAGGCCAACTACTCCGCGGCGAAGATGGGGATCCAGGGCTTCACCCGGACGCTCGGCCTCGAGCTCAGCCCCTTCGGCATCAACACCAACGCCGTCGCCCCGGGCTTCATCGCCACCGAGATGACCGACGCCACGGCCAACCGCCTCGGCGTGCCGGTCGAGGACTTCCGCAAGATGAACGCCGAGGCCAACCCGGTCCGCCGGGTCGGAGCGCCGGAGGACATCGCCGCAGCAGCGGCGTTCCTGTGCAGCGACGAGGCGTCCTACATCACCGGGCAGACCCTCTACGTCGACGGCGGCGCCCGGCTCGACTGA
- a CDS encoding HIT family protein has product MADCVFCSIVAGVTPADRVLEDDDFVAFLDARPVFKGHALLVPRRHVDTLPDLPAPLRDPFLAHAQRLAEAMKQALGAEGSFVAVNNTVSQSVPHLHLHVVPRTKGDGLRGFFWPRTRYADDEERARIADRLRTALE; this is encoded by the coding sequence GTGGCCGACTGCGTCTTCTGCTCGATCGTGGCCGGCGTGACGCCGGCGGACCGGGTGCTCGAGGACGACGACTTCGTGGCGTTCCTCGACGCCCGTCCGGTGTTCAAGGGGCACGCGCTGCTGGTCCCACGCCGCCACGTCGACACGCTCCCGGACCTGCCGGCACCCCTGCGCGACCCGTTCCTCGCCCACGCCCAGCGGCTCGCGGAGGCGATGAAGCAGGCCCTCGGCGCGGAGGGGAGCTTCGTCGCGGTCAACAACACCGTGAGCCAGTCGGTGCCGCACCTGCACCTCCACGTCGTGCCCCGTACGAAGGGGGACGGGCTGCGCGGCTTCTTCTGGCCGCGGACGAGGTACGCCGATGACGAGGAGCGAGCCCGAATCGCTGACCGGCTCCGGACCGCCCTAGAGTGA